ACGGCACCGACCAGCCGGTCGCCACGATCGCCCGGCGCGCGTTGCGGCACGTCCGGCTGCACTACCGGATCAACGGGGGTACGCCGGCGGCCGCGCCCGTCCGGCGGTGGACCGGCGGCGAACGCTACGGCACGGACGGCACCCGCTACTTCGCGGAGCTGCGCGGCACCGTGCCCGGCCAGCGGCCCGGCGACCGGGTCGAGGTGTGGTTCAGCGGCGAGAAGGACGGCGTGACGGTCACCGGCGGGCGGTTCGGCTACACCGTCGCCGACGACATCGGCGGTGACGTGCTCGTGCTCGCGGCCGAGGACGTCACCGGCAGCAGCCCGGAGCAGGCCGGCACGTCCGCCCGCCACGTCGCGGCGCACACCGGGTCACTCGGCCGGGCCGGCTTCGACACCGACGTCTACGACGTCGACGCGCGTGGCCGGACCGCGCCGCACCACCTCGGCGTGCTGTCCCACTACCGGGCCGTGGTCTGGGAGACCGGCGACGACGTGATCCCGCGGGACCGGGGCCAGCCGAACGGCACCACCACCCGCGCCGCGGCCGCGACCGAGCTGGCGGTCCGCGACTACCTCAACGAGGGCGGCCGGCTGCTGGCCGGCGGGCAGCACGCGTTCTACCCGCAGTCGCTCAACGGCGGCCTGGTCCACCACCAGACCGGGCCGGGGGAGTGCACCGACGCCGCGTCGGCCGCGTGCGTCGGGCTGTCCAACGACTTCCTGCAGTACTGGCTGGGCGTGCACACCTACGCCGGCGGCGTGCAGCGGCACCCGCTGTCCGGCACCGGCGGCGCGTTCCGCGGCTGGACCGGCACGCTCGACGACACCCAGCGGCACACCGCCACGTTCCTGAGCACGCCCGGCTCCTCGCACGTGCCGGTCGCGTGGGAGCGGCGAGGCGCCGCGCCGTTCGGCCCGGCCACCGGCGAGCGCTACGTGTGGAGCGGCCGGCGCGACGCGGCCTACCAGCGCCTCAGCCACCGCGTGACGGTGCCGGCCGGCAAGCACGCGTCGCTGCGGTTCGCCACGTCGTACGACATCGAGAAGAACTGGGACTTCCTGGTCGTCGAGGCGCGGCGGGCCGGGACCGACGAGTGGACCACGCTGCCCGAGGCCGGTGGCCGGACCGGCACCGCGCCCGGCGAGAGCTGCCCGGTCGACCTGCACCCGGCGCTGAGCCGCTACCTGACCAAGGACGGCGCCACGTGCGCCTCGACCGGACGCTGGAACGCGGCGACCGGTGCGTCCGGCGGCTGGCAGCGGTGGAGCGTGGACCTGTCCGGATACGCCGGGTCCGAGGTCGAGGTGGCCGTCACGTACGTCACCGACTGGGCCACCACCGGCCTCGGCGTCTTCGTCGACGACGCCACCGTCGTCGACGACGCCACCGTCGTCGTCGACGGCACCGCGGTGTCGGCCACGTCGTTCGAGGACGGCCTCGGCGGCTGGACCGCGCCGGCCGGCTGGACCGCCACGACGCGGGTGTTCGAGGACGGCGCGGTGATCACCACGCCGGACACGGTGCTGCTCGGTTTCGGCCTGGAGGGGCTGGCCCCGGCCGCGCGCGACGACCTGGTCCGGCGCGCCATGACCCACCTGAAGATCAAGCCCAAGACCCGTTCGGGGGTACGGTGACCGCGCACACCTTAGAACTTTGTCGGCATTCTGGCTGTTTTCCGCGGCATCGGTAGCCGGTCCGGGTGCAGTTGGTTGTCATTCAGTTACCCATCTACCACTCAGCGTGTTTACTGCCTAACGTTCACGGCATGAACAACGACATCCCCGCGGTGACCGCCCAGGGCCTCGACGCCGAGCTCCTGCTCAACGCCGACCTGCTCTTCCTGGACGAGGTCATGGCCCGGGTGGGCGTCGACGGCATCACGGCCGCCTACGCCAACGCCGGCCTGCTCGCGGCGGTGGATCAGCACGCGGCCGCGGTCCGCGAGTCGCTGCGCGACGCCGGCCGGCCGGTCGACGCGACCGGGCTCGCGGCCTACGGCCGGTCGATCGCGGCGGCCGCGCGCCGGGCCGGGCGCTTCCTGCCCGACCCGGGCGGCGCGCACGTGGCGCCGCTGGACTGGCTGACCGCGGAGTGGCACCTGCTCCGGCTGGTCGCGGTCTGCATGCTCGCGGAGGACGCCGCGGTGCTCTGACGCTGTTCGGCCGGCACCCCGGTCCGGCTCCGGCCGGGCCGGGTGCCGCGTTCCGGGCCCGGTGACGCCCCGCTCCGGCGGGGCGTCCCGCGTTTACGGCGTACCACTCGGATCTGATTTATCGTCCTTTTGTGCACGGCACGGTTGCTTTGCCATCAAACCGGACGAAACTACTCTGCCCGCATGAAGGTTCCCACCATGTTGCTGGCCGCGGCCGCGTTCGCGCTGCTGCCGGCCACCACGGCGACCGCCGCTCCGGCCGCGCCCGCCGCACCCGCGGCCGGCGCGTCGACGATCGTCGCGAAGTACACGTTCGACAGCGCCGCCAGCACCGTCAACGACGCCTCCGGGCGCGGCCTGCCGCTGAAGATGCGCGCGGCCGACGGCGGCGCGGTCCGCTACGTCACCAAGGGCTCCGGGCGTGCGCTCGCGTTCCCGGTCCGCTGCGTCCAGAACGCCGCCAAGTGCCCGCGCGTGCTCCTCGAGGGCGGCGACGACGCCGATCTCGACCCGGGCACCAAGCCGTTCACGTACGGCGTGACGCTCGCCGCCACCGCGGCCGCGGTCGGCAGCGAGTCGAACATCCTGCAGAAGGGCGTCGCGGACGCGCAGGGGCAGTGGAAACTGCAGATCGGTGGCAAGAAGAAGCTGCCGTCCTGCGTGATCGCCGGTGCCGGCAAGGGCGCGAAGCGCTACATCGCGAAGTCCTCGGCCGGCGTGCTGGACAACAAGTGGCACACCATCAGCTGCCAGCGGACCGCCACCCAGCTGATCATCTGGGTGGACGGCCAGAACCGCGGCTCGGTCGCGGTCCCGTCCACGGTCGGCATCAGCAACAACCTGCCGCTGCGCGTCGGCGCCCAGAACCTGAACGCCAAGCAGACCGCGTTCGGCGGCGCCATCGACGACGTCGTCGTCTCGGTCGGCTGAACTCCCGGCTGGTTCCCGGCTGGTTCCCGGCAGATCCGGTCGTGACGCGGGCCCGGCACCTCGGTGCCGGGCCCGCGCCGTCACGCCCGCGGAGCGGCCGGGCCGCCGCCGGTGGGCGCGCCCCTTCGGTCGGCCGGGTCACCGCTGTCGCCCGGCATCGGATACCGGCGGGAGCGGTTGTGCCCGCGCGGCGGCCGCCCGGCCACTGTGGCCCGGCACGGGACACCGGCGGGAGCGGCCGTGCCCAGGGCGGTCGGTCCGTCGCTGCGGCCGGGCATTCGATGCCGTAGGAGGTGCGGTCCACCACCGCCGGTGCGAGCCGGCCCGCCGGTGTGGTGCGGGCCCGTCACGCGGGTGGGAGCAGCACGCGGAACGTCGCGCCCGCGCCCGGCGCGGTGACCAGCTCCACCCGGCCGCCGTGCGCGGCGACCAGCGAGTGGACGATCGACAGGCCCAGGCCGGCGCTGCCCGGGGTCACCCGGTAGAAGCGGTCGAAGACCCGGGCGGCCCGGTCCGGCGTCAGGCCGGGACCGTCGTCGGCCACCTCGACGACCGCCTCGCCGCCGGCCGTGCCCACGCCGATGCGCACCGCGGTGCCCGCGGGCGTGTGCGCGACCGCGTTGCCGACCAGGTTCGTCACCACCTGCCGCAGCCGGGCCTCGTCG
This genomic window from Catenuloplanes niger contains:
- a CDS encoding M14 family metallopeptidase, whose protein sequence is MRAAVVLALAVTIGTAGPARADAGTDQLEVWTGTVTAVQADRMRAAGLEVTGPGAVEAVLTRRQADRLAARGVRLTPRTVRGERASDALRAQARAGWTAYRSYSEPGGLRDELTATAARFPDLTKVETIGRTVRGKPILAVKVTAGARRVPDGKRPAVLYAGAQHAREWITPEMIRRLYHHVLDGYGTDPEITRLLDTTELWFLPVANPDGYDHTFTEGNRLWRKNLRDNDGDGRIGPGDGVDLNRNFGYRWGYDDEGSSGDPAAETYRGTAAGSEPETRALDGLFARVGFEFFVNYHSAAQLLLYGVGWQVATPSPDDVIHQALAGDDAHPAVPGYDPDLSAELYTTNGDTDTHAAERHGTLGFTPEMSTCAVAADSVPDDRWRAEDCASDFIFPDDEKLISAEVAKNVPFALAVAASAKDPSLTHTTPDFVADPFAVSYGTDQPVATIARRALRHVRLHYRINGGTPAAAPVRRWTGGERYGTDGTRYFAELRGTVPGQRPGDRVEVWFSGEKDGVTVTGGRFGYTVADDIGGDVLVLAAEDVTGSSPEQAGTSARHVAAHTGSLGRAGFDTDVYDVDARGRTAPHHLGVLSHYRAVVWETGDDVIPRDRGQPNGTTTRAAAATELAVRDYLNEGGRLLAGGQHAFYPQSLNGGLVHHQTGPGECTDAASAACVGLSNDFLQYWLGVHTYAGGVQRHPLSGTGGAFRGWTGTLDDTQRHTATFLSTPGSSHVPVAWERRGAAPFGPATGERYVWSGRRDAAYQRLSHRVTVPAGKHASLRFATSYDIEKNWDFLVVEARRAGTDEWTTLPEAGGRTGTAPGESCPVDLHPALSRYLTKDGATCASTGRWNAATGASGGWQRWSVDLSGYAGSEVEVAVTYVTDWATTGLGVFVDDATVVDDATVVVDGTAVSATSFEDGLGGWTAPAGWTATTRVFEDGAVITTPDTVLLGFGLEGLAPAARDDLVRRAMTHLKIKPKTRSGVR
- a CDS encoding DUF6401 family natural product biosynthesis protein: MNNDIPAVTAQGLDAELLLNADLLFLDEVMARVGVDGITAAYANAGLLAAVDQHAAAVRESLRDAGRPVDATGLAAYGRSIAAAARRAGRFLPDPGGAHVAPLDWLTAEWHLLRLVAVCMLAEDAAVL
- a CDS encoding LamG-like jellyroll fold domain-containing protein gives rise to the protein MKVPTMLLAAAAFALLPATTATAAPAAPAAPAAGASTIVAKYTFDSAASTVNDASGRGLPLKMRAADGGAVRYVTKGSGRALAFPVRCVQNAAKCPRVLLEGGDDADLDPGTKPFTYGVTLAATAAAVGSESNILQKGVADAQGQWKLQIGGKKKLPSCVIAGAGKGAKRYIAKSSAGVLDNKWHTISCQRTATQLIIWVDGQNRGSVAVPSTVGISNNLPLRVGAQNLNAKQTAFGGAIDDVVVSVG